The Rhipicephalus sanguineus isolate Rsan-2018 chromosome 4, BIME_Rsan_1.4, whole genome shotgun sequence DNA window TCAAATGGCGCTGGGTGGTAGTGGTTTGTTGTCCCTGTAAATACTCCTACGGGAACACGGTGGCTACTTTCGTTATTCAATGGTTTATTCGATATTTGGCACAGGTCGCTGAGACGAAACCTCGCCTCCCTGACGGGgaagcctgcgcacgcctatatgcaTATCCAACATCCCGTTGGAATGCATATAGGCGTGCATCCCGCTGCTTTCCGTTACTCTGTCAGGTTTCGTTTAGGTTTGATGCGGCAAGACTGTAACGCTCCTTTTCAACACAACTACACTTATGGGGTCCTAAAGAAACATGCTGGCATCCCGAGTCATTTCTTTTTGGTATCCGACCGCTCAGTGGAGGCCCACGTGCCAGTTTCCGCGTGGCTGCCGACGCCCAGGCAGGCAGCAGAATGCGGGTGCAATGGTAGGCGACGACCACGTTATTCCGGACATTTTCAGAATCAGCCATGTTGTCGATACGCCATATTCTGAGCTCTGACAGGTTGGTCCTCGGTGGCTCTTTACAAAGCTGATAGCTAGGTCGTAAAAGGCTGCTGATGCCTCTCCGACTGGCTCGAGGTGCCGCAAGAAACGAACTTGTCTTCATGTCGGCAGCGTTCAGAGAAAGCAAACCTCCTCCCACCTGCCAGCGGCGCCGCCTATCGCTTCACAAGCGAGATAGCTTGCATTGCGGTCGCGAGTTCCTTTCCATAAAGGTGACGATAGCAGGTATATTACATTGAACCACTTCGTTCAGAAGTTCGTGCGCTCTTTCCCGATTGCCAGCGCCGGAAATCTTCACCCCGTCTCTTGCAAGCTGGtctacaacctttaccttgccctagcCAATTCAGTTCAACTGGCATTCAATAAACGccaattgtaaaggcgtttattgaacgCTGGCGAATAAGTCAACCGGTAGCTTATTCAACGACTTAATTCACGGACCCCGAGATCGAGCGGCGTCCACGAGCCATGTGTGGTAGAGACAGACCCACTAGATGTCACTGGAGAGGCTGACCCACTACAACGTtcgttcctcttcgctacaatatatataacgTGTCATTCTTACCCAGCGCGGATAGCTTGTTGAGCAGCTTCTGCAGGGACTTAATGGAGATGGTGCCATCGGCAGAGGCCAGTTCATCAAAGGCGGCCTTCATGTCATCGTCAGAAACATACCCTCCGCTGCATCCTTCCTGCGTGGTAGCAGTGTTTAAAGCAGGCGCTGTGAGAGAGAGATTCGCGGTGTTGAGATTGTGCTAATTCATAAGCGACGCGTGGTCGCTTCTTCCCGGCCGCATCTTTTACCTTGGTGTCTTGCATTTTGGCCGCTCTTATACCACGGTGCGGGTACTCCTCTAATGTAGCAATTTGAGTCTTGGcttcgcaataaaagaaagaatttTGTAGATGCGAAAAATGCCCTTGTAGCTGCCCCCAATAGTTAACGTATGCACTTCCGGATCCCCTAAGCTGGAAAAAGGATTATGTCCAGAAATAAAATCTGTTAACTGCGGCTTTCCTACATGAGTGAAGGTGGTTGAGCGCAGAAAAGACTAGGACAAATGGGAGCACACAGAACACCAAACACCAACTGCGAAGTCACTAGTCTAATAACTGAAAGGGAGCAGACTGACTGTTTTGGCGATGCATGTGTCACTGAACCATCCTTTACCTTGCCCagcgaaagattttttttttctttttgaacgcACCATAAAGCATTGCTTTCTGAGGTTTCAGGATACCCTATATTGCCATTTTATCGCTCTTTGACGCGAAGCTTAAGCATTCCAGGTTTATTGTTGTTGTAAGTGGATTCACGTAATCGACGGAGTTATCTTCTTATAGAGCACTTTTGTTCAGCTCGATAACCGAATTAAGCTTCAGTGCTGTTAACAGCGCTTGTGTGTTCCGTGCGCCTTCATCTATCCCGTGTGCTCCCCTGTGCTCAACCACGTTCCCTCAAGGTACACTATCATGGCCTCGTATGTACAGACTGGTCCACTGTTAAAAAATACACTTGCGTGCAGGACGTATACGGATTTCGTGCTCTCGCAAAAGCATAGTGACTTCGATTTGCATAatactactggtggttgacagttatGACTCCTTTTGAGAGACTAGTGCCATGTACAAATATTATTTCCACATCAACTTaacgttagggggccaacaataTGAAAGGTGCTAAtccaagtgttccctttaacagtgcacCGGACTGTACATCGCAACCATCGTTTTCTGTAGGAACAGTATCAAAATATTTAGTGTTTGGCTATATAGTTGAAAAACAGCGAACATTCGGGGCGCCGAGCTGAATGCAGCTCTGTCAGCTGATCCTGCGGAATCGACCAGTCGATCATGCTGTCTGTGTTTGTAGCTCTCCCCGAATAAACGCCCTCTGTGCCTGTCAAGCACTACGGGTAATTCAGTCGTTTTGTTACATACATTAGCGAGCGAAATGTCGGCAGTACTCGTGGCAGAGATGCTCAAAAACTCAGTTACTTACAAAGAATTGCATCTTGAGCGGCTTCTCGTTGCACTTCCTGAAAACAAAGGAAAGCAATAAAATTGCTGTTTAGACCAAACCAAGAGGTcctttttttaataaaaaaattaaactcTAGATTTGTCGACATTTTCCGTCGGCGGTTACACCTTTTCACTTAATCGTaagtaaaacgaaataaaaatatataagtATAATGTATTTCGTTTTGCGAGTTCAAGGTCAAAAAATCAAGATATGTCGCAATATACAACTTTTCTTCCCTTAACTATAATATTCTCATAACTCTTCCAAATGCTCCTGCTCGTCAATtcttgctttttcattttttttttcagttggttCACGCCAGCTGTGCCTTCCACTTTAATGCCacgtttcacagcgaaagctgttatgagatccaaCAGCAACctattttggtggcgtagttctccgccaccgccggtgtccgtaaccgctatcgcgcttcaattaaaaaaaaaaaaagccaggtcTTATGCGGCACATGCAgtacaatcacagcgaaagctggaagagcggcctttcaagAGCCCGTAGtcgactctcttggggcaactagcACAAGTACAAATGCAAGGtatctactacgccataaatcgtcgtaactttcatgaagtcaggaagcacccactatgccattattcgtcgttctgcggagaagcgtggtacccgctacacatctgtaaggcattatgtgcactttgttgatgctgtggctgatgacaatgaaggattatggctgagccttttgtaataggttggaagcaatCAAGCAATTCGCATTGCGTTACGCCTGGTCGTTATATGACTTTTGTACGACGCTATATTACGCGAGGGATGGTATACGGCAGCAGTCAAACATTAAGGAACACAGGTGGGTGGCCTACTTTTCGTGTACCAGGTACAACACAAGCGTAAGAAGTAGCCATGGCCCTGGCTGCCTCGGACTCTAAGTCTGAATATATTACTACGGATTCGCGTGGGGTGTGTCGTAATTACGTGGCTGGTTGGGTCACCCCACTGACCGAACGAATACTGCGAAACTGCAGCAGGGATGTAGATCGCACACCCCGCTGTATAGTTTGGACTCCTGACCACCAGTCTTGCTGATGCAGAAGTTGCAGAAGTTGCTGATGCGGCAGCCTGAGCACTGACTCACCGGGCGTCCCCTTTCACCCCTGATGACCTGGAACCACAACGCGAAATTCTCTTAACTTTCAAAGACATTACAACCAATTATGGGGATAGCCATCGCCGGTACCCAGGTTCAGCTGAGGGACTAGGGAAAGCGAACGAACGCGTGCTGCTTCACTTTATACACTAACACGATGCTGTGCCCGGTAGTAATGAAACACTCTAATCCTACAATCACTGGCAGCTACCAACACTGTGGTGAGGCGGCTGATACCTTCCACATAGTGTGGGCCTGCCACAAAAATTCAGCTCTCACCCTCCGCCCGAACCCTACTAGAGGGGCCTGGGAGGCAGCCCTTCTGGGTTGCTCAGACCTTCAGGCCCAGAAGGCCTCAACTAGTCAAGAGGGCCAGACTGGCGGCTTCGACCAgtggtgtcccggactagggactacAACCAGTATGTAGGGCTCCTGAGTGAGTCCACACCTCTCTagttcaataaatgttttttaccaccaccaccaacgatCAGTTTTCGAGTTTTataaggcatctaaagctttcgcctcaaTAGGGACGTACCCGCAggtgctctccttctccgtgtAGATGCGCAGCAAAAAGTCTCCGGCCTGGTCGGCTTCGTGAGTGGACGGCACGACACAGAAAGTGCCCGGATAAAGATGGAGCCTTTTCATCACTTCGCGACCAGGTTCGTACGCATCGCAGCAGCCAACTAGCTGGCTCTTCTCGAAGTCCTCCGCAGTGAGGCGCCGGGAGCTGCTGCCGGGGTCTTCAATCTGCCGCAGTGCGTGTGAACATCGTCAACTTTTTAACCCTATGGCTACTGGATGGTGCAGTTTTTAAAGCAGATCTCTACGTGGCGAAAACAAACGTTTCAAAATCAAAGTACCTGGGCCCGTGTATATTTACAAAGGCCTGTTAcggtagagaaagaaaaaaacaaaattcaTCCAGTCTTGGTGCTGCACACATCATTAGCAAAGGCAGCCGGACGAACGAAATGCCTTGTGAATTTGGCCCATGTTTTCTATACTGTGTTACTCTTCTGTCCTGTGCGACGTAAACTGTCCTGTTTTgtgctcaataaaaaaaaattggacaaaccggtatgcgtgcgtgcgcgtaTGTGTACGAGTGCGTTCCTGTTCGCTGTAATCTTTCTTTCTTgcattatttatttctttcataATAAGTGTTGTGGTTTCCGGTCCCAAAaaacgacatgattacgagggacaccgtagtggaggactccggaaatgtagaccacctggggttctttaacctgcacgtaaatgtaagcacacgggcctctagcatttcctctccatcgaaatgcgaccgccgcaaccgggatttgatcccgcaatcttcgggtcagaagtcgagtaCCGTAAACGCTAGAACACTGTGGcgggtttcttttctttctttttttctttctttttgtttatttgtttctttctttcttttatcctATATAATGGAGCAGGCCTGTTTGCCTGCTTGCGCGTGATACGCCGTTAAAAGGAGTGGCATATTTCTCTACATTCACGGCTCAGGATGCGCGACTGCATgtaaaaaaatttaagaaaaatTAGATTTTATGAAGCCCTACTACGCACATATCGACGTAACATATGCTGAAAGTGTTTACATAGGGGTGCGCTATTATACTTTAAATTTCTGCAATAGAATTGGCAATATTTTCTTTAATATGATATGTTTCTCCGGCGTGCCCGATTGAACCACTACGCAAACGAGGTATTCTGACATTGGCGACTCAAGCGCTGCCTTTGAAGTCCTTGAGGCTCATTTCTGCATTCGCGCTTGGGTATATGATTTAATCTCATACGACGCTGTATCAATCGTCGACGTTACCTCGTAGACGTGAAAGTTGATGGGTAACCACATGTCTTCACGTGACTGGAACCACCGGCGATCCTTCTGGAGTAAGGCTACAATGATCCTGCATCCGTCACCCTGGTCGTCCTCTTCATCCAAGGTCACTATATACTGAGGGTTTGTCGCGTATGCCTCTGAATCTAGTAGAGAAGAAAACAGAGAAGAGGAGCAGTTCGCTGAAAAATTTGAATCGCATCCACTCAAAGGAGCCCGGCATTACTTTTCCAGCATGATCagaagacgctgccgaaggtAGTCGAAGCTTCTGAGAACACGTGAggcaaacgttatagcgcagcgcGGGGCAAGGAATTTaccattaattctcaaagtcagctggacATCGcacgctcttctctcgacaaatgatgccatcaaCCAAAAgtccacggtcattggctgattcgagcatcgcgagctgcgtagttaccgcggccgtcgcgggatgccgccacgtgcctgcTCGCCATCACAcagaaagtaagccgcgcgttctaatcgaaaaaaaaaaacatgactgatccctctgtcataggaatcggcataacacgaaagtaaaacgtgtcttcacagacgtagttgagcgtttctcgtgcattgtttcgccccgagggcgaagaaaggaatgctatagcaacaagttgtaatgtcgcgcgaagaacggcaagcagctcgaaacttgcaacgcgctgctcaagcagaaaggacacacggaacgaacatacacaggatgagcgcgaactaacaactgtcacagctcgacagttaaagcgcgctggtgaaatacaaaggaggacgcacaaaacgaacgcacaagtatacacaggatgagcgcgaactgtcacagttgtaacttacttGTTTGTgagtagcgcgctcctttcgcaaaagcggccgctgcagtgagcgaagtgaccttcgtgctctctctgacttcaacgcaaacttgcggtgagagcgcaagacgtaaaagataagcgcacgcgcacgagcgactacgccctgtagaggcgctcgctcatctcaacgcggagggcgacgacctttcaagcgcgcccttcgagtcctccgcgccatctcgctagcgatTACGAAAACACgttgatgtaccaccgatctctgagtaccgcatAGCACAcagttagtatgacgaagaacgtgctgtctgtggcggagtcgtttcgcgctggggatcgaggggtcgtaagttcgactcccagtgacggaactttttcttctagattttttcttttccatatgttagtctttatattttacaacgtcatatccgtgacggaaatgcgtcagtggaaccgtggtgaaccccgacataaaacactttggtgttaaaaaaaaacgccaggcctgcgcggagcacgcagcatagtcacagcgaaagctaataatttttctgaagtagggaagcacccactatgccattattcgtctttgtgcggataagcgaggtacccgctacacatctgtaaggcattatgtgcactttgttgatgctgcatgcggctgatgacgatgaagaattatggtagggcactttgtagtgggtgggaagctttaaatcaCAGTCGTTGAGCAATTAGCACTGCGTGACGCCTTGTTGTTATTTCAGTCTTCTGCCACGTTatgttacacatgttaacgcgattccttgcccgacatgacgccttatagggtctttttgcaaaggagttacaagcaccagcgtggctctgtggtataatactcgactgccacgccaAGGGACCGTGTTCAAATTCTAtctgatcctggatattttttgatgtactttcattctttttttttcttatttcgcgtgatagtggtatagactatgttacgtaaggcatatgggcgccgccatcatgggctgttaaacgaatgttttcttatttttgtatatctgaaACGAACTGATAAAATCAGGAAAcaccgaatgcaccaacccaacagtttccGTGTGTACAcgcccaccgtagcgctgttcgcttagttgttcaagataaaacacggcaaggttaacagcccagcatggcggcaccgaaacccgtccgtaaaatagtctatacggacaccggcgccggcggacaactaccccactgccgttgtgatctgataacagctttcgctgtaaaaaggaaatgctcaaggtcatgaggcgcgCTTACGAacgacgtagcttcttgcccccttgtcgcTGCGGCTCACTTGCCTCATGAGTGCAGCCAGGCTTCCGCCTTATTGCATTATAAGTGTGTTACACCAGCCCAAATTTTCGCCGCAGGCTGTCGCTGCCCAGTATCGTCACGTTATTGTGGACGTGAGAAATACAGCAAGCAAGAAAGGCGTTAATTAAAAACTGAGTTTTTCATTCCAGTAACTTGTACACAGCAAAGTCGGTAACACTCATAGTGTGGTCACAGCATGGGGATGGTCGTAAATCGTCGAAATCTGACAACGCCTCGGCTCTTCGAACGTCGCTCATGCCAGCGCACTCGCTGGTGCAGCGTAGCTTCTAGTACGTACACCACTACTCGCGTCGCGATTGCAGTCTGACCTTAATCGCCGATAACACCCGGTAAGTTTCAGTTACATGAATGCGCGTCTTGCCCTGAGCCCTATGACTTCGTGGCATTTGTCGGTCGATGTTCACACATACACGTAGCTTCGTGCCCACACATCCTGCGTACAGTGCGTTGTCGTGTCATGGTCTGGCTGCCTGAATTTCCGTATTcagcccgtattctgaaacgctctttacctcagtgagggggccttaactgcttgaggacgccttatcacgtattctggaacgctccttactaaggcTCCCTTACTGAGGTCTTTATTGGAGCTCCCTCAAGTTAAGTTAGCGCTAGGACAACCTTCGTATCTCCTTACCTCGCTCCTCTCACTgaaagggtgcttctctgcagtactttatAAGTGACACTGTCCGATTTCTTATTTCCGATCGCTGCTTTGTACTTCTCCAcaagctctgtaattatatccttctCGCCGTCGCTGACAAATTGCTTGCCAGGCATGTTTTCGAATGTGCGGCTTAACGCGGCTGTCACTGCTCAGCGCAAAGAGATCAATGTACACATAGACGACGAAGACGGAACGCTTAGCTCCactgccaatcatcccaggagcatcatcatcatcttcttttccttcttcccaTAGGCATTTTGTAGGAAGGGAGGAAAAAGAAGGGACACCAGTAATCCGACACGATATTTAGAGTAAGACCCCGTCATCGCCCACAGTTCGTGCTGGCGTCTTCCAGGAATGGCAGCTCTTGTTTGGATTAGTTTAACGATGGTTTCTTATGCATGGacattcttcacatgccatgtgagctgcttccacaatgatgTGTATGCGGTCGTCCGGGTAGGAGAAAATCACCTTGGTATTAGCAAAACCATGGGAgcagccgcatgcgctacaatgtatgcccaggaaaccctcctttccttttctgcggaTTATCTCATCCACTGAGATAATCCGTCGGGATACAGGCGAATGACCCGTGCCTGAAAGCTAGCGCCTACTCTTTGGCAGCAGGACTATATTAATGCTTCAGAGAAGCAAGCCTGAACAATAATCCTTTTGAAAAGTTCCCTGTCCGCAGGTGAGAACAGTAGTATTGTTTATACGAGCGTGGTTCATATGTCCAACAAAAATGACCATCCGTGAAATCAAGCTTAAGGTCAAGGAAACGGACGTAATCCTAGTATGAAATATGATGTGTCATGACCAGAATGGATATAAATTCTTCAACATACTCTGACCATGTGTGACAACTCAGAGTGCAACCCCGTGGCACTACGCTGTAAGACTACTAAGAAATCATACGCATATCTGAAGACTCTCAGGTCTTGGGTTCCTGGTAACCGCTGCTGCAAGACTGTCTCCTTTTGCTAGAAACAGGTCGATCCACaaaggcgcgatgcacgaccGGAGAGACACGTAACCCCTTGTTCtgaatgtaaacataataatttacCTGGACATAAGTACATTCGCGACAAAAGTGCACCAAACTGAGAAAATTTCAGAAGCTTAACATAGCTCGGTTTTGAAACTCAATCTCTCCAATTCTCCAAATTCTGTAAACGACCTTTATTACTCGCCCCCACATAACAGGCCGTCAAAATGCATCAATGAAAgcaatgagctccaaggttgctcgaccatcctgtTTTTGCCTGTtgcaacaggcgaaagttaaATAAACATAAAAGACGGTGAACCTATATCGCGAAAAAGCGGTGTACACGTTATTAGTCACCCATATGAGGAAAAAATATTCGCTATTCTTGTCTAAAAGCGAACGTTTAGTTGATATTTGACACGTACTCTCGagcccagacttgtgaaacacgtgCCTTACCTTACTTAGGCCGCCCTTTgcaaaggaaggttgaaggaagctttcagaatacgctggctccctcaacGAGCTGCctaagataaggaggcatgaagggctcctcacgtaaggtaaggaaatggtctgaggtaagaAGCGCTTCAGTATAGGGGCCTTAGTTTCCTTTACAAGAGTATAGAGAGTGTTGCAAACACTGCGCATTTGCGAAAACAACGGATCTGTCTTGCAGGAGGTGATCGCATGACTGTCGGACTAGCGATTACATTTTGGTTTGCTAATGGGGTGTTTGCAAGACAACCTCGGAAGCCTAAAGGCCTCAGGGGCAAGAATTCAGCGCGAAACCTCAGTGAATCCCATACACGTTATAAGAAAATAAGAAAGGCGACGTTTTTGCGACGCGAAGTCAGAAAGTTGACGCTCGTGAAGCGCTGTGAAGTGCCACAAAACCGACAGTGTGTATACGTAGCTCATAAAGGTCGTAATTAACAATCACTTCAGGGCGATCCACAAAACTCCACATCCACCCGGTGTCAAACAGAGGCTTACTCGGGGAGAACCTACCTCTTACGCCGCGCTCGTTTGAAGGGATGCTAAAGGcaaataaatatttttgtcaGTGTGAAAGGCGAATGTTAGGAACGCctaaaacgtcagtattatcaacaggAGTGCTCTACTaaccgagaaattaaggtaaacgtaggacacgatatgcgccaccagtgggacattttggaatgagcccgatgacgtcaagagtctcgagtacaattaatcactagttctcaaactacttataataaataataacattccgtacattacaagacgtaataaaataccgcttgtgcatttctgtttcattcacggaaaaaagaacttggcgttgccaaggagaacggcgcgggtggtttaaaagtttcgttatcgcgtactgctgcgtgtgctttgcACGCTCATAAAAGTCATTCTAACgtaaagttcgacaaaatgccgcgtccCTCTTATGCTGtcggatgcctgaatggtgtgcgccgcttgagcaacagcagctgcagcaaagaaaccgacgTGACCGTCCGACTGTCCAATGAGTTCCACAAATAAACCCACGCCGAAGTGGCCGAGTACCGTGCCTCTGCGacagtgtgctaaacaaccaaCAAATATGCGTGtatgctcgctgcactttcgtggaGAGGATCACGAGATCGACCGCAACATTGGCAAGGCTTGTAATGTGCCTttcagagcagaaaccgcagcgtcggctgccgggcacggaaggcgggcaacgttgggcaaggcaaacgctacgtcaggaggccttttcaggcgggcgatttgaagtgcgcttacGCTGTTCGGACCACTAAGAATGTGATTGTCTTTCAAGAtcagcatttccttggcacgaaaaa harbors:
- the LOC119391207 gene encoding calpain-11 translates to MSEEHFIECFCAVEFCHLDPGSMPSAVEEGFSEKFWSVEKHEGAWVPGLSAGGRPDSEAYATNPQYIVTLDEEDDQGDGCRIIVALLQKDRRWFQSREDMWLPINFHVYEIEDPGSSSRRLTAEDFEKSQLVGCCDAYEPGREVMKRLHLYPGTFCVVPSTHEADQAGDFLLRIYTEKESTCGSSGVKGDARKCNEKPLKMQFFEGCSGGYVSDDDMKAAFDELASADGTISIKSLQKLLNKLSALGNQPVEFSMEFCRIMMTYVDEDRTESIDFHEFKRLHNVTEVLRVTQIG